The genomic stretch GACTATCATGCAAATCAGAGATATAGTATACGGACTTGGCGATTTTATTGAGTGGACATTTGGCATTCTTCCAGTCGCTGGAAATATTCCAAACATCCTTTTCATTGTTATTGGATTCATCTTTTTCTTTTACTGGATGGGCCAAATGAACAAACACAAAAAACAAGGCGGTCCGGTTTAGATCTTAAAGATCGAAACCTATATCCTTACGATATACGATACCATCGTAGCAAACTTTATTAATAGAGGCGTAGCTCTTTTGCAGCGCCTCTTTTTTATTGGCACCATACGATGTAAACGCCATAACACGTCCACCATTAGTTTGTAAGTCCCCATTTACCAGCTTAGTTCCTGCATGAAAAACGATGGTGTCTTCTACATTTTGTAGGCCGCTAATACTTTTTCCTTTTGCATAAGCTTCCGGATATCCTTCAGAAACTACCATTACCGTGCAAGCACTTCTATCCTCGGTTTCCAGGGTTACTTCGCCTAATTTTCCTGTAGCAGCTTTCTCAAACACCTCTACCAAATCAGACTTGATACGTGGCATTACCACTTCGGTTTCGGGGTCACCCATACGCACATTGTACTCAAT from Owenweeksia hongkongensis DSM 17368 encodes the following:
- a CDS encoding DUF6341 family protein, whose product is MQIRDIVYGLGDFIEWTFGILPVAGNIPNILFIVIGFIFFFYWMGQMNKHKKQGGPV